A single region of the Penaeus vannamei isolate JL-2024 chromosome 23, ASM4276789v1, whole genome shotgun sequence genome encodes:
- the LOC138866067 gene encoding zinc finger protein 236-like (The sequence of the model RefSeq protein was modified relative to this genomic sequence to represent the inferred CDS: added 138 bases not found in genome assembly) yields the protein MAIEEEGQRDSEMVDIPRSSKKHTSAQEDNLQVFVSMTKDDPDEEKTESQKHAHQCDTCSKSFKKPSDLVRHIRTHTGERPFSCAQCGKSFAVKSTLDVHMKTHSGKKDFMCHICNTMFATKGSLNIHMRLHTGAKPFKCNHCGMKFRTSGHRKAHVIKHFKHSGAGPIPTKMKLVEEQPMETSVNNANETVMEMPNVENLNSVVVMADGSMSLQLQGLNLGPIEATLLNTQSMTLDESVLSHLQATGGAMIGTGEGTVDEDAEDSISVNPNAVMTQPRSVRTSNAEADMDSDFEIHMIDDDGRVITTHSLNIIGQSLDREQTSAPENQNFIQQELSLSDLAVTLPNNTIQCALCSKNFLKFTEWQAHLSSHDILLKETDDGDNIEGEMQDTVVVPTTTLADTQETSILTHSNIKQEEISIEELTICKLEDQSLPSRGFKCRALGCGKIYKFQSNLEQHMLSTHMKQYECSRCDGQVFSSAAALQRHLKLNHVESKGNRCVFCPEEYSSRGLLHQHIIQEHIQLVLENPLAIEKVGLKINLTSEPQREGSAMGTQSTMEELDALELFPSVNNATHLE from the coding sequence aCTGAATCTCAAAAACATGCTCATCAGTGTGACACCTGCAGTAAAAGCTTTAAAAAGCCATCAGACTTGGTTCGCCATATCAGGACGCATACTGGGGAGAGACCATTCTCCTGTGCACAGTGTGGCAAGTCCTTTGCTGTTAAATCCACTCTGGATGTTCACATGAAGACACACTCAGGGAAAAAAGATTTCATGTGTCACATTTGCAATACGATGTTTGCAACCAAGGGAAGCTTAAACATCCACATGCGACTTCACACTGGTGCAAAACCATTTAAGTGCAACCACTGTGGAATGAAGTTCAGAACATCAGGACATCGCAAAGCTCATGTGATAAAACATTTCAAGCACTCAGGGGCAGGGCCAATACCTACAAAGATGAAACTAGTGGAAGAACAGCCGATGGAAACCTCTGTGAACAATGCAAACGAAACTGTCATGGAAATGCCCAATGTGGAGAACTTGAATTCAGTTGTAGTGATGGCAGATGGCAGCATGTCATTGCAGTTACAGGGGCTTAACCTTGGTCCAATTGAGGCAACTCTTCTTAACACTCAGTCCATGACTCTAGATGAAAGTGTACTCAGTCATTTACAGGCTACTGGTGGGGCCATGATTGGGACAGGTGAGGGGACTGTGGATGAAGATGCTGAGGACTCTATTTCTGTAAATCCAAATGCTGTGATGACTCAGCCTCGCAGTGTCCGCACCTCAAATGCTGAGGCAGACATGGATTCTGATTTTGAGATAcacatgattgatgatgatggaagaGTGATAACCACCCACTCCCTGAATATAATTGGTCAATCATTGGACAGAGAGCAAACGTCGGCCCCAGAGAATCAAAATTTCATCCAACAGGAATTAAGTCTTTCAGACCTAGCAGTGACTTTGCCAAACAATACAATTCAGTGTGCCCTTTGCTCTAAAAACTTTTTGAAGTTCACTGAATGGCAGGCACATTTATCATCACATGATATTTTACTGAAGGaaactgatgatggagataacaTTGAAGGTGAGATGCAAGACACTGTTGTTGTACCGACCACCACTCTGGCAGATACACAGGAGACAAGCATTCTAACGCACTCTAACATAAAACAAGAAGAGATAAGCATTGAAGAACTCACAATCTGCAAACTGGAAGATCAGTCTTTGCCATCGCGTGGTTTCAAGTGCCGAGCCTTAGGTTGTGGGAAAATTTACAAGTTCCAGAGTAATCTAGAACAGCACATGCTCAGCACCCACATGAAACAATATGAGTGTTCCAGATGTGATGGACAGGTGTTCTCCTCTGCTGCTGCCCTACAGCGACACCTCAAGTTGAACCATGTAGAGTCCAAGGGTAATAGGTGTGTCTTCTGTCCTGAGGAATATAGCTCAAGAGGCTTATTACACCAGCATATTATCCAAGAACACATACAGCTAGTCTTGGAAAATCCTCTTGCTATAGAAAAAGTTGGATTGAAGATCAATTTAACCTCAGAACCCCAAAGAGAAGGTTCGGCAATGGGCACACAGAGCACAATGGAAGAATTGGATGCTTTGGAACTTTTTCCATCAGTAAATAATGCTACACACCTCGAGTAA